Proteins encoded together in one Meles meles chromosome 7, mMelMel3.1 paternal haplotype, whole genome shotgun sequence window:
- the RERG gene encoding ras-related and estrogen-regulated growth inhibitor produces MAKSAEVKLAIFGRAGVGKSALVVRFLTKRFIWEYDPTLESTYRHQATIDDEVVTMEILDTAGQEDTIQREGHMRWGEGFVLVYDITDRGSFEEVLPLKNILDEIKKPKNVTLILVGNKADLDHSRQVSTEEGEKLATELACAFYECSACTGEGNITEIFYELCREVRRRRMVQGKTRRRSSTTHVKQAINKMLTKISS; encoded by the exons ctcTTGTAGTGAGATTCCTGACCAAACGGTTCATCTGGGAATATGATCCCACTCTCG AATCAACCTACCGACACCAAGCAACCATTGATGATGAAGTTGTCACCATGGAGATATTAGATACTGCTGGTCAG GAAGATACCATTCAGAGAGAAGGACACATGCGATGGGGGGAAGGCTTTGTGCTGGTCTATGACATTACTGACCGAGGAAGTTTTGAGGAAGTGCTGCCCCTTAAGAACATCCTGGATGAGATCAAAAAGCCCAAGAATGTGACTCTTATCTTGGTTGGAAATAAAGCTGACTTGGACCACTCCAGACAGGTTAGTACTGAAGAAGGGGAGAAGCTGGCCACAGAATTGGCTTGTGCTTTTTATGAGTGTTCTGCCTGCACTGGAGAAGGGAACATCACCGAAATATTCTATGAGCTGTGTCGAGAGGTGCGTCGCAGGAGAATGGTCCAAGGCAAGACGAGGCGACGCAGTTCCACCACGCATGTCAAGCAAGCCATTAATAAGATGCTCACCAAAATCAGTAGTTAA